The region AGCGATGCAACTTGCCATTTAGAGTAAATTGAATTGCTCTAGCATGCAAATAAAGCCTTAATTTACCTTTAATCATACTTTGATTTATTAGGGGTTTACCATATTTATCATCACCAATAATTGGATGACCTAAAAAAGCACTATGAACCCTTATTTGATGAGTACGACCCGTTTTAGGAGTCACCTCTACCCAACAGGCATGCTCAAAATTTTCCATTAACTTAAATGAGGTTTGTGAAGGTTTGCCCTGCTCATCAACCGTAACAATACGCTCCCCAGATTTTAGCGTATTCTTGCAAAGATTAGCCCTTACTATTTGTTGATCATTGCCTTCCCATTGATGAGTAAGTAAAGCCCAATAGATTTTAGTTACTTCATGCTTTACTAAAGCCTCTTGAATTGCTCGTAAAACGCTTCTTTTTTTAGCAATTAATAAACAACCAGATGTATCACGATCGAGACGATGCACAAGCTCAAGATAGCTTAAATCGCTGCGTAGCTTTCTTAATGCTTCAATTACACCAAGGCTCAAACCACTTCCTCCATGAACCGCAATACCAGCTGGCTTATTAAGTACTAAAAGCCCATTATCTTCAAAGACAATAGCTTCTTTTAGCTGCTGCTCAAGTTGATTACCTACAAATATAGTCCCTTGATTTGTAACACGAATTGGTGGAATACGAATTGAATCACCTTGCACTAATTTTAATGAAGGCTGGGCTCGTTTTTTGTTAACTCGCACTTCTCCACCTCGGATAATACGATAAATGTGACTTTTAGGAACACCTTTTAAGGTTTTTATTAAATAATTATCAAGCCGTTGCCCTTCATCGTCGGCTTTAATAATCTGATATTGTACATCATTCATTCTTGCTAAACCTATTTGCTGTTGCTTTTTTTTTTGATAATATAAAGAGTCACAAGAATAATTCTTGTGACCGAATTATAACGCATAAATGATTAAAAATGTTTAGTTACTGATAATTAATCGGTAAAACTACTATAGAAAACGCGCTTCTCTTTGGTAAATGATATAAGGAAGCAACCAGTATTTAGAGCCCATTAAATGATAACCATGGCTCTCAGATACCTACGCATGTTAGACATATTTAATACGGAGCTTTGTAAAGAAAATTAAGGAATAACTTAATTTCGAACAAAATACGCTTAAAGCTTCAATTATGCACCATACTAGTTGTGGTGACATGGGTATGGTCTGTCTTTTAATAATAATATTGGACTGCTTAAAGATTATTTTTTGTATGCTTATAAACATGTTAAATGGTAACAGGCTGACTTAATTAAGTGAAAAAATGAATAGCTTTGTACTGACATCTACATTTACGCTTTTTTACTCCAGTAAATCTAATTTATCTTACTACCTTGTTAATACAAGGGATTCAAAATTAAATTTCTGTAAGAAGTATTAAAGCAAGATGGAGAATAACAGGCTATAATAACTATTTATCTAGCCTTACCATTTAAACTTGATTAGTTGTGCTATAGACAGCAAATGAATCGAGTTGAAAGACTGCTAGAGCATTATTAGGGTTTAAAATACTAGATAAAATGATTGAGTTTAAATATTAAGATAATCAAAACGAAAAATCATATTTAGCCAAATCTTAAGTAATGTAAACATCAGAAATTAACAGGTCTAGCATACAGTAATAGATAGCCTTCCACTGTCTTACTTAAGAGTTGTGCCCTTATTGGGGTTTGTAATGGAAAAAATGTTAATAAATGCAACTCAATCGGAGGAAATTAGAGTTGCTTTAGTTAAAGACAATCACTTATATGATTTAGATATTGACTGTCCTTCTGAAATTAAGAAAAAAGGAAATATCTATAAAGCCGTTGTTACTCGCCGCGAGCCTAGTCTTGATGCGGTGTTTGTCGAATATGGCGCTAAAAGACAGGGGTTTTTACCTCTGAAGGAAATCGCGCCTGAATATTTAAGTAAAGATCCACAGAGTTTTGGCGATGATAAGCCGCCTATTACGGCTCTTATCCGTGAAGGCCAAGAGTTATTAATTCAAGTAGATAAAGAAGAAAGAGGTAATAAAGGTGCTGCTTTAACCACCTTTATCACGCTAGCGGGTTGTTATTTAGTCTTAATGCCTAATAATCCTAATTCTGGTGGTATATCACGACGAATTGAAGGCGATGAACGCGATGAATTACGCGAAACATTAAATGCTCTTCAATTACCTGAAGGCATGGGCCTTATTATTCGTACTGCAGGTGTTGGTAAGGGTCAGGATGAATTACAAGCAGATTTAGATATGTTATGCAATCAATGGCAAGCTATTCGTCATGCCTATCAAAATCAGATGGCTCCTTGCCTTATTCATCAAGAAGGCGATGTTATTATTCGCTCCATTCGCGATAATCTTCGAAAATCTGTTTCTGAAATTATTATTGACGACCAAGTTTCCTACGTCAAAGCTAAGCAATATATTGAACAAGTTAAGCCTGATTTTCTGCCCAATGTTAAATTATATAACAATCCCGTTCCTTTATTTAATTGTTATCAAATCGAAAGCCAAATTGAAACAGCTTATCAGCGTGAAGTACTTTTACCATCGGGTGGATCATTGGTAATTGATAGAACAGAAGCCCTCGTATCGATTGATATTAACTCTGCTAAAGCTACAGGTGGCACTGATATTGAAGCTACAGCTTTAAATACTAATCTTGAAGCAGCTGATGAAATTGCTCGTCAGTTACGCCTACGAGATTTAGGTGGGCTAATCGTTATTGATTTTATAGACATGGGCTCTGGTAAAAATCAAAGAGATGTAGAAAATCGGCTTAAAGAAGCCCTTAAAGCAGATCGTGCCCGTATTCAGATAGGTCGAATTTCCCGCTTTGGCTTATTAGAAATGTCTCGCCAACGCTTACGTTTATCTCTAGGAGAAGCTGCACAAGAGATCTGTCCCCGGTGTGAAGGCCGTGGTACAGTCCGTAATATACAATCCCATAGTCTTTCTATTATTCGCTTAATTGAGGAAGAAGCTTTAAAGGATAAAACAGCTGAGGTTCACGTCCAACTACCGGTTGAAATGGCAACATTCATTATGAATGAAAAGCGTGATTTCATCTTAAATATTGAGAAAAGACATAAAGTTTGTATATTAATTATTGCCAATCCTCATATGCAAAGGCCGCAATATAGTATTACACGCTTAAAAGAAGATAATGTCGGTAAAAATAAGAAACCGAGTTATAGTCTCATTCAACAGCCTGAGCTAGATATGGTTCGTGCTAATACTGATTCTGTTAAACTAGATGAACCGGCCGTAAAAACTTTTACACCCTCTTCAACCACTAAAACGCCTACAGCAGGCTTTATTAAACGTTTATGGAGTAGTCTCTTTGGCCATACTGAAGAAACTAATAAGGTAGACACTGAACATAAATCTAATCAACAGCGCACGAAACCGAAACATCATAAACCTCATGAAAAACGTACCCAGAATTCAAAACGCCGTCGTCCTAATAATAGTGGCCATCATAGCAATATAAATCAACAGCAACGCCATTCTGGTGGCCAGGGCCAGGGTGGGCAGAGAAAAAAAGGTAACTCTAACCAAAACCAACAGCAACAAAATAATAACAATCGAGTTATTCCTCTTAAGCCAGATTTAATTAAAAAAAAAGAAGCCATGGTGAATAAGGAATCGGAAAACTAACAAACAATCGGTCCATGCCTCCTTAAATTTAAATTACGGTTTAAGGAGGATGAATCTAGGATTAGATTGAGCTATATCTATCATTTGGTAGGGCTCTGAGTACTGCTCCTAATCTTTCAACCCAGTCGCTATAGGTGTCACACCAATATTAGGATTTACCCCACAGTCATCTAAAATTTTTAATAGATTATTGCCTCGACGGGTTAACTGTCTGATACAGTAAATTTCTAAATAGCTTTTGAGAATATAATAATACTCAGGTAACGTGAGGATAGTTAAGATTTTTTCTGCTCTTCCCATATGATGGGCATTATCATAATCACAAGCTTGAAATAAAACGGTGCCAAGCATAGCTGCTATACTAGCCTGTCTTAACCGATTAGCTTGATAAAAACGTTGTACTGCTTCATCAAGCGCGCGATCTTTATCCCATTCTACCCAGCTATCGTATACCATTAGAGCTGTTTCTACAGAAAGCTCCTGTCCATAGACTAAAGATTGCAAAGCATAAGTTACCGGAATGACTGCTTGAACATTTGCCCAAGAACAATTACCACTAATTTGCGAACTAATAGGGATTTGTGCTGTTGGAATTAAGCCTAACTGCTTATTAATTGTCTGATGAAAGTATCGACGCGGTTGTTTTTTATATAAAAATTCTTGTAAAAAATGAATATTGAATGCTTCAGGCTGGCTAATTTTATAAATGTTAACACTTCCTTCTTTTAGGCTATTTTCCCCTCTATCAATTTTCGCCCACCAATCTCCATACTTTACAAAACACATGGCATGTCCGCGACTAGCAGCAGGTAAGATAAGAAGAGGTGATTTAATTAATTGTTCTAAATGACTGCCCTGTTGATTCATATTAAAATGGTGTTGTAATTTAAGTAATTCTCCTGCAATTTCAAAAGCATCCATCGTATATTGAATATAAAGAAAATGTTCCCGTAAATGCCTCGTTGAATAACTACTAAGAAAACGCCGCAAGGAATCTTTAATCATTGCCACCGTAAATTCTAAAATAAATCCCTCAAAGTCTAATTCAATAAATTCTCCTTCAGCCGTAACAATATCGATATCGCCCTGTAACTCATAGCGATGCCCTATTAGTTTGGCATTAATAAAATCCTGAGCAAAATCAAGCTTAGCACCATATTGGTAAAGTAAATGCTTTAATGCATCTTGCCCTCTTAAAATTGGATAGACTAATACCGCCATGCCTGAACTGGTATAAGCATTGGGATTTGCTCCATGTTCAAGTAAAAGCTTAGCAAGCTCTAAATCATTATTATCAACAGCCCAGTGTAATGGCGTTCTGCCCGTAACATCAGGTTTATTAACTTCTACACCGCGCGCAAGTAACTCTTTAGCAATAGGAGATTGCCTTGTTATTGCACATTCAATTAAGGGTGTAAAACCATACTCATCGATGTCATCGAGTGTCTCACCTTCACGTATGTAAAGCTCAAAATCGGGCATGCGACATGAAATAATATCATTAGCGATGGTCATTTAAGGCTAACCTCTATTTAAACTCAGGTTTTGGCGCTGTAGAGAACTTCGGCATGTTGCCTAAACGAAGTTGTTTTTCCATTTCTTGCTCGCGCCGTTCATTATCAAATTCCCGACGTGCTGCTGTATTGAGAGGTGGTTCTGGATTTAAATTGGGATCAACACCATCAAAGCGTTGCGCATCTAACCATGGATGCTGTTTAATTGAATTTTGTAGCTCACCTTCAGGTGCTGGTTTATCTTCCTCGGACCGATGCTCTCTGGCATGAACCTTCGCTAAATAACGGTGGCCATCTTGCTCAAGCAAACGTCTTCTTCGCGCCATGTCTGGTGTATCATCGCTAAGAATAGATGAACTTTTTCTACCAATTGGGGCTGTGAAATAACTAAATCCACTAGGAACATTGCCACTTCTACCACGTGAGGTAATCACCGAGACCTGCACTAACCCCACTCTCGTATAAGAAGGTACATCAAAGGTAATACGCGTTGGTGTTACTGCTTTAGGCGTAATTGTATTGCCATTAAATACTACTACTGTATCTGCAACCGTACCAAAACCTGTGCCATTAATTACCACGTCGCGTGTACCTGTTAAGGGACCGCTAGTGGGCTTTATATTGCTTACAATTGGCACTTTTTTTGCAAAATGGCCTGATACTTCAACCGGTTCAATTTCAATCAGATTTTGTTTACGTTCAACCATTGATGCCTCGCTAACAAGCGCAGAAAGTTTAGCTTTCCCTAGGGACAATCCTCTGGAAAGCTTACTCAATATGCCAGGTTGATTAACTCCTGATATAATTTTAATCTTATTTTTTTTCTTTAGCTTAAGCAATTTTCTTTTGTTAGGTTTTAAACCTAAGGAAGAATCAATTTTTTCATCTATTTCATTCATACTCACATTATACTTTATAAATACTCAAATTGCAGAATTTCTGCAATTTGTACAGCATTTGTTGCCGCACCTTTGCGTATATTGTCAGCAACTATCCACATATTAAGGCCACAAGGGAAAGAGATATCCTCTCTAATACGACCAACAAACACCTCATCATGGCCAATAGCATGAGTAATAACTGTTGGATATTCTAAATTTGCTAAGTCATCTACAACTTTAATTCCTGGTGCACTACGCAAAATATTACGTGCATCACTTGCACTTAAAGGTGCTTTTAATTCAACATTGACAGCCTCTGAATGCCCGTATAACACAGGAACCCTAACCGTGGTTGGGTTTATCCTTATTGTATCATCTTCCATGATTTTCTTAGTCTCCCATACCATTTTCATTTCTTCTTTGCTATAGCCATTTTCTAAGAATTCATCGATATGAGGAAGTGCATTAAAAGCAATTTGCTGGGGGTATACAGACGCTTTAACTGGGCGACCATTAAGTAATTCACCCACTTGTGATATTAGTTCAGAAATTGCTTTTTTTCCAGTTCCCGAAACAGATTGATAAGTCGCAACATTAATTCGACTAATTCCAACAGCATCATGAATTGGTTTCAATGCTACAACCATTTGAATGGTTGAACAGTTAGGATTAGCAATAATGCCTCGCTGATAGTAATCTGCAATTCGATGCGTGTTGACTTCTGGTACTATTAGAGGGATATCCTCGTCATAACGGAAACAAGATGTATTATCTATAACAATACAACCAGCATCAACCGCAATGGGTGCATAAACTTTTGATACCGAAGCACCCGCTGAAAATAAGGCGATATCCACTTTACTAAAATCAAAATCTGCTAAATTTAAAACGTCAAATTCATTACCTTTAAAAGTGACTGTTTTATCAATTGAACGCTCGCTAGCCAATGGATACAGATTATTAATTGGAAAATTTCGCTCTTCTAAAACAGTTAATATACATTCACCTACCGCACCTGTCGCGCCAACTACTGCAACATCTAGTAATTTTGTCATATTAGCCTCTAGTTTAGATAAGAATTCTTTGGCAAAGAATCTATTTTAATTAACTGCTTAGTAAATATAATAACCCTTATTATTATTTTACACTTTATTTACGTGTTTGAACGTTCATAGCCTGCGCTTTATGCAGTAGGTAATGGTCCATTAATACTAAAGCCATCATTGCCTCGGCAATGGGAACGGCGCGAATACCCACGCATGGATCATGACGACCCTTAGTTACCACAGTTACTTCTTCCCCCTGCTTATTTATTGTTCTACCCGGTTTTACAATGCTTGAAGTAGGCTTTAAAGCAATACTAACTTCTAAGGATTGACCTGTTGAGATACCCCCTAAAATACCCCCTGCATGATTGCTTAAAAAACCTTCTTTACTCATTTCATCACGATGCTCACTCCCTAATTGTGTCACTGAAGTAAATCCTGTACCTATTTCTACACCTTTTACAGCATTAATAGACATCATGGCATGAGCAAGCGTTGCATCAAGTTTATCAAAAACCGGATCACCTAATCCGGCTGGTACCCCTTCAGCATAAATATTAACACGGGCGCCAACAGAATCACCTTGGCGGCGTAACTGATCAATATAGTCTGCTAAGTCTTGGATTTGATGGTTATTAGGACAAAAGAAAGGATTATTAGTTATTTCTTGGGAATCCTTAAACTCTAAGCAAAGTGGGCCCATTTGTTTTAAATAACCTGTGATTGTTAATCCAAGCGTTGCTTTCAAATAAAGCCTAGCGATTGCGCCTGCAGCAACACGAGCGACGGTTTCTCTAGCAGATGAACGACCACCGCCGCGATAATCACGATGTTTATATTTAGCGTGGTAAGTAAAATCTGCATGTCCCGGGCGAAATAAATCTTTAATTTCTTCATAATCTTTAGAACGCTGATCGGTATTATGGATAATAAGTGCAATTGGAGCGCCTGTAGTTAGGCCTTCAAAAGTACCTGATAAGATTTCAACTTTATCTTCTTCACGTCGTTGCGTTGTATATTTAGATTGCCCAGGTTTACGTTTGTCTAAAAAGGGCTGGATAGCCTCTTCAGATAAAGCAAACCCGGGTGGGCAGCCATCTATAATACAGCCTAAGGCTTTACCATGACTTTCGCCAAAGGTAGTGACTGTAAATAATTTGCCAAATGTGTTTCCGCTCATAGTTTATTTATCCGATTTAAAATAATCTTTTAATTGTTGGGCAGTCAATAAAAATATACCCTGGCCACCCCGCTCGAAATCAAGCCAAGTAAACGATAAATCTGGATAAGCACTAATTAACTCTTCTTCACTATTGCCAACTTCAACAATTAAGACACCTTCTTTAGTCAAATAATTATGTGCCTCTGCTAAGATTTTCTTCACAATGGCTAAGCCATTTTGCTCTGTACGTAAAGCCATATCAGGTTCATGCAAATACTCTCGTGGCAGTGTAAGCATTTCTGCATCACCTACATAAGGTGGATTAGAGACAATAATGTCATAACGCTTCTCTCCCAAATTATGCCAGCAATCAGACTTTATTAAATTGACAACATCCTCTAATTGATGACGTTGACAATTAATCCTCGCTACTTCTAATGCCTCATGCGATATATCGGTGGCATCAACAAAGGCGTCTGGAAAAGCATAACTACAAGCGATAGCAATACAGCCACTCCCCGTACATAAATCTAAGATTCGCTCTACTCGATTAGGATCGACCCAAGGAGAAAATTGTCGTTCAATCAATTCAGCAATAGGTGACCGAGGAATTAATACCCTTTCATCTACATAAAAAGGCAACCCACAAAAGAATGCTTGTTTCGTGAGATAAGGAACAGGAATCCTATCTTTAATTCGCTTTTCTAATTGATTAGCTAGAAATTGTTTTTCACTTGGTGTTAAACGTGTTTGTAATAAGAAGTTATCAATATCAAATGGAAGGGACAAGCTCCCTAAAATTAAAGAGCGAATATCATCCCAAGCATTATCAGTTCCATGTCCATAATAAAGCTCATAATTATGAGCTTGTGTCAGACCAAATCTTAAAAAATCTGCGATGGTATCTAATTGCATTACTTCATTAAATGTTGTGGACATCTTTTCTCTGATTCCTTGCATGAACATATTTACCTCAAATTGTAAGATATTTATAATTTTTATCACAGGTTTTTTATACTGAACTTATGAAAAACCAAGATTAAGGCCAAAATATTTAAAAAAGTTAGCTTTTTTCATAAGTCCGGTTGGAATTATTTAATTATCTTTCAAGAAGAAAAGTTTAAATACGATATAATCTTTATAGTTTAAATTTTTATAAATCTGCTCATGCCTAAAAAAATATCAGATGAAGATAAAGCTTTGTTTCGTGAAGCTGTAAAAACAGCAAAGCCTCTAAAAAAGAGCAATATAATTGAGCCTGACTCTCTGATTAAAATTAATAAGACACCACCTAACTCTCATGTCAAAATTCAAAAAACTACAAAGAGCATTAAACCTGAAAAAGCATCTATTTACTTATCTAATTATTACACTCAAGAAGTTCAGGCACAAACACTTCTATCCTTTTGTCGAGACAACCTACCTGCTAAACGATTACGTGAATTGAAATTAGGAAAAATACCAAGGCAAGCTAAATTAGATTTACATGGCTTTAAATCTGATCTTGCCCAACAGATTTTAATTGACTTTATTCAGCAAGCAATTAATTTCGAGCATCGTTGCCTACTTATCATTCATGGTAAAGGTAGTCCACATGGAGAGCTACCTGTGCTTAAAAATTTAGTTAATCATTGGTTAAAACAAATTCCTGCCGTTATCGCATTTCATAGCGCTCTTCCTCAAGATGGTGGGACTGGCGCTTTATATGTTTTATTAAAAAAGAATCGAGTGCGCTAACGCAACTGGCTTGTTCTAGAGAATTAGATACTGATCAAGCAATAAGCTGACTTATTAAGCAATATCCCTAAACTTTTTTCTAAACTTTGTAGCTTTAAATTAGGTAACCCCTATTTATCGTGCCTCAAAAAACCCCTCTCCCGCGCGAGGAATTTGAATAGTATGATGATGTCTTTTCGCGGGAGAGGATTGGGAGAGGGAAATGTCACGAATGGTTATAAATAATATGTTTTGGAACGCTTACAAAAGTTATTTGCAGCACAGTATAAAGCTTAGTGGATAATATTATAAAACGTATCTTATCCAGGTGATGCTTGTAAGTCTATTGCTGGCCTTAAAGTACTATATGTTAATGCACGTAAAATAACCTCGATGACTGAGGCTGTTTGTTGTAGTACATCATTATTCCAAAAACACAATACTTCAAATCCATGCGTATTTAACCAAGCAGTTCGAGCCATATCGTAACTTTGGTTATTAAGATGTTGACCACCATCAATTTCAATAACTAAGCGTTTTTCGAGACAAACAAAATCAACTATATATACTCCTAGAGGAACTTGTCGTTTGAATTTAAAGCCAAGTCGGTTCGCTCTGAGGTAATAGCAAAGACGTTTCTCTGAATCAGTGCTTTGCCTTCGTAATGTTTTTGCATGTTGTCTTAATATAGCTTTGTCCATTTCCCTCTCCCCACCCCTCTTCCGCGAAAAGACATCATCATACTACTCAAACTCCTTGCGCGGGAGAGGGAGTTTTTTGACCGCGCAAAAGGCGTCGTCATACTACGCAAACTTCTTATGCAGGAGAGGAAGTTTTTTGACCACGCAAAAGGCATCATCATACTACGCAAACTTTTTATGCGGGAGAGGGAGTTTTTTGACCGCACAAAAGGCGTCATCATACTACGCAAACTTCTTATGCAGGAGAGGGGTTTTCTGAGGCACGATAAATATGGAGCACCTAATTTAAAGCTACGGAGCCTACTAAAGGCTTTAGAGATTTTACCTAGTTAAATTTATCATCTATTTTATTATTATGTTTTAAACAATTTATTTTTCCCTAACTAACATGTTGAATTTTTATTTAAAAGTCCCTGTATAGATTGAATTTTAAATCATAAAAGTTTACCATTTGGTCAAATTTTTGAATCTATTTAGTATGAGCAAACTACCTATTATTATTGGCATTTCTGGTCCTTCGGCATCTGGTAAAAGTCTGTTGGCCAATACTATTGTAAATGAGCTCGGTTCAGATCAAGTCGTTGTTATCTCTGAAGATGCTTATTATAAAGATAATAGTCACTTGCCTTTAACAGAGCGCGAAAAAATTAATTATGATCACCCAAATGCTTTTGATCACGCTTTACTGTGTGAACATCTTAAGCGATTGCAAAAGGGTGAACCTATAGAGATACCTATTTATTCTCACTCTAAACATATCCGTTTACAGGAAACTCGGCGCATAGGCCGACATGCTATTATTGTTTTAGAAGGGATTTTATTATTTACCGATAAAGATCTACGAGAAACGATGGATATTCGTATTTTTATGTCCACCCCTTTAGATATTTGTTTAACTCGTCGATTAAAACGGGATGTAGTTGAGAGGCAGCGGTCTTTTGAATCCGTTGTTCATCAATATGAAACGACTGTTCGCCCTATGTATCTTCAATTTATTGAACCTTCAAGCCGTTATGCTGATATCATTGTTCCTAGGGGAGGCGAAAATCGTATCGCTATTGATATGATTCAAGCAAAAATGCGTGAGTTACTTGCAGCACATCAGGCTGATTAAATTTCAATATAAGTGTTATTTTAAAATGCTTGCAGAGGAGCGATAAGCTCAATAAAAGACATAAACGTCTTAAGCTAAAATTGCAATATATAGCAATTTTTAGAAAAGAACTTTAATAAATACCAAGGAGATTATTCTATGGGTTTTTTAAGTGGAAAGAGAGCACTAATTATTGGTTTAGCCAGTAACCGCTCTATTGCTTACGGTATTGCTAAAGCGCTTCACGCACAAGGTGCTGAACTTGCTTTTACTTATCAAAATGAGAAGCTAAAATCGCGCGTTGAGAATATGGCGGCAGAATTTAACTCAAACTTAACCTTTCCCTGCGATGTTGCTCATGATCATGAGATCACTGATTTAATGGAACAGTTAAAAAGTCAGTGGTCACAATTAGATATTTTAATCCATTCGGTTGCTTTTGCCCCAGCTGATCAAATTAGTGGTGATTTTATTGAATGCGTAAACCGTGAAGGTTTTCACATTGCGCATGATATTAGCGCTTATAGTTTAGTTGCCTTAGCTAAAGCAGCTCTTCCTTTAATGCAAGATACCAATGGCTCAATATTAACATTAAGTTATTATGGTGCTGAAAAAGCGGTGCCTAATTATAATGTGATGGGAATAGCTAAAGCGAGCCTGGAAGCCTCAGTACGTTATCTTGCAGCAAGTTTAGGACCCCGCGGCCTTCGAGTAAATGCTATCTCAGCTGGCCCTATTAAAACACTCGCGGCGGCAGGTATTAAAGATTTCCGTAAAATGCAAAGTGCATATGCTGAAACGACACCTTTAAAACGTAATGTTACAGCTGATGAAGTTGGTAATACCGCAGCCTTTCTATCCTCTGATTTAGCTTCAGGGATTACGGCAGAAGTTATCCATG is a window of Legionella busanensis DNA encoding:
- the udk gene encoding uridine kinase, producing the protein MSKLPIIIGISGPSASGKSLLANTIVNELGSDQVVVISEDAYYKDNSHLPLTEREKINYDHPNAFDHALLCEHLKRLQKGEPIEIPIYSHSKHIRLQETRRIGRHAIIVLEGILLFTDKDLRETMDIRIFMSTPLDICLTRRLKRDVVERQRSFESVVHQYETTVRPMYLQFIEPSSRYADIIVPRGGENRIAIDMIQAKMRELLAAHQAD
- a CDS encoding enoyl-ACP reductase FabI, yielding MGFLSGKRALIIGLASNRSIAYGIAKALHAQGAELAFTYQNEKLKSRVENMAAEFNSNLTFPCDVAHDHEITDLMEQLKSQWSQLDILIHSVAFAPADQISGDFIECVNREGFHIAHDISAYSLVALAKAALPLMQDTNGSILTLSYYGAEKAVPNYNVMGIAKASLEASVRYLAASLGPRGLRVNAISAGPIKTLAAAGIKDFRKMQSAYAETTPLKRNVTADEVGNTAAFLSSDLASGITAEVIHVDAGYHAVAMSNLE